A single Musa acuminata AAA Group cultivar baxijiao unplaced genomic scaffold, Cavendish_Baxijiao_AAA HiC_scaffold_1065, whole genome shotgun sequence DNA region contains:
- the LOC135666041 gene encoding uncharacterized protein LOC135666041 isoform X1 has protein sequence MGSLCCPPPHHPPRPTTLPTDPIVAKNRRTNNHHSNNNQNILLLLFLLFLVLRVVGACATFIATPLDPIMTSATTSNTTATNTSASSSSNNKSSSSQPAANSACAACKYQRRKCKPDCLLAPYFPANQQQKFLNAHRLFGVSNIVKIIRDLDPFQRNEAMSTIIYQSDMRAHDPVGGCYRYIRDLERQIDHDSTELAFVLRQLALCRAHTAQTITPGIPTLAPDLDVNPNLLLNTPTDDTENVIYDANLFPSMNQPQDQQQYYNYLCYDSGISRDPNNDPNASSNSNSVNNNVLSLQQQQHHHHHHHHPQSVVQDEDVKPLVDMFEIRQTLIGGDDEGDSRINTTNEVGHLHCSTNLELRDETNQVEHTQEHDLKGAASLFTLTNCTSSGS, from the exons ATGGGCTCGCTTTGCTGCCCGCCACCCCACCATCCGCCCCGCCCTACGACCCTGCCGACCGATCCGATCGTTGCCAAGAATCGCCGCACCAACAACCATCACAGCAACAACAACCaaaatatcctcctcctcctcttcctcctcttcctcgtcctccgGGTGGTGGGTGCGTGTGCCACCTTCATCGCCACACCCCTCGATCCTATCATGACCTCCGCCACCACATCCAATACAACTGCCACCAACACCAgcgccagcagcagcagcaacaataaGAGCTCCTCCTCCCAGCCCGCCGCTAACTCCGCCTGCGCAGCCTGCAAATACCAGCGCCGCAAGTGCAAACCCGACTGCCTCCTCGCTCCTTACTTCCCCGCCAACCAGCAGCAGAAGTTCCTCAACGCTCACCGTCTCTTCGGCGTCAGTAACATCGTCAAGATAATCCGCGACCTCGACCCCTTCCAGCGCAACGAGGCCATGAGCACCATCATCTACCAGTCCGACATGCGCGCCCATGATCCCGTCGGCGGCTGCTACAGATACATCCGTGATCTCGAGCGCCAGATCGATCACGACTCTACAGAACTCGCGTTCGTGCTTAGACAGCTTGCACTCTGTCGTGCGCACACAGCTCAGACCATTACACCAGGAATTCCTACCCTCGCACCTGATCTGGATGTAAACCCTAATTTGCTTCTTAATACACCCACCGATGACACCGAGAATGTGATATATGATGCCAACCTTTTCCCTTCGATGAATCAGCCGCAAGACCAGCAGCAGTACTACAATTACCTCTGCTATGACAGTGGCATTTCTAGAGATCCAAACAACGATCCGAATGCCAGTAGTAACAGCAACAGTGTTAACAACAATGTTTTGAGTCTACAGCAgcaacaacatcatcatcatcatcatcatcatccgcaATCAGTGGTGCAGGATGAGGATGTTAAGCCTCTGGTAGATATGTTTGAGATTAGGCAGACATTGATAGGAGGGGATGATGAGGGAGATTCTAGAATCAATACGACTAACGAGGTCGGGCATCTGCATTGCAG CACAAATTTGGAGCTTAGAGATGAGACTAATCAAGTGGAACACACGCAGGAACATGATTTGAAAGGTGCTGCATCCTTGTTTACCCTAACCAATTGTACTTCCTCAGGTTCATAA
- the LOC135666041 gene encoding uncharacterized protein LOC135666041 isoform X2, whose product MHYGINLLPLSRRITQQILDSTDSLYVCCRKMHSAADSDRVRKRFGAPILSSSSPAASPRFALARLPKITHLFNRDRSSGASLSLSLSLSLGFSSLSISLTLPMFPIQVNDATIMPFSASAGDSLDEAVGYLEARSPPHNHPLHRSQIPLCLLEVSFQQSVEDRRELDQITRWCLSCGADTFNTPPEVADLSGCVPVASKLIAEIKPRFLGLIMMNADRLLLESMQIEMMNAGVDFYWTAMALLMLCLAVQVSVTPCGMLNSGQQLWALRAERQYRQFNQRGLLFLLDCKLQRGGANSDQDQLRWSKPCSHDWSSACHLKALVNDIKTLVPGFNLAEFSHVSREKLTAVYNMANLGSSFV is encoded by the exons ATGCACTATGGTATAAATCTCCTGCCTCTGAGTCGAAGAATAACGCAACAGATTCTGGATTCAACAGATTCTCTTTATGTTTGTTGCCGAAAGATGCATTCTGCTGCTGATTCAG ATCGCGTTCGCAAACGCTTCGGGGCTCCGATATTGTCGTCCTCATCTCCGGCCGCTTCGCCCCGCTTTGCCCTCGCACGCCTTCCAAAGATCACTCACCTCTTCAATCGCGATCGATCGTCcggagcctctctctctctctcgctttcaCTAAGTCTTGGGTTTTCCTCTCTCTCGATTTCACTAACCCTTCCTATGTTCCCGATCCAGGTGAACGACGCCACCATCATGCCCTTCTCTGCATCGGCCGGAGATAGTCTCGACGAAGCCGTGGGCTACCTTGAGGCCCGCTCGCCGCCTCATAACCACCCACTTCACCGAAGCCAGATTCCTCTCTGCCTCCTCGAAGTTTCCTTCCAACAGTCCGTCGAAGATCGACGG GAATTGGATCAAATAACCAGGTGGTGTCTCTCTTGTGGAGCTGACACTTTCAATACTCCTCCAGAGGTGGCAGATCTGTCAGGCTGTGTCCCTGTTGCATCAAAGTTGATTGCAGAGATCAAGCCTCG GTTTCTTGGATTAATAATGATGAATGCTGATAGACTCTTATTAGAGTCAATGCAGATAGAAATGATGAATGCTGGAGTGGATTTCTACTGGACTGCGATGGCTCTTTTGATGCTTTGTCTGGCTGTGCAGGTATCAGTTACACCTTGTGGGATGCTAAACAGTGGCCAGCAGCTGTGGGCTCTGCGTGCAGAAAGGCAATATCGCCAATTCAATCAAAGGGGGCTGCTATTCTTACTGGACTGCAAGCTGCAAAGGGGAGGGGCAAATTCAGATCAGGATCAGTTACGATGGTCTAAACCTTGTTCACATGACTGGTCATCAGCCTGTCACTTGAAAGCTTTGGTGAATGATATTAAAACTTTGGTTCCTGGATTCAATTTAGCTGAATTTAGTCATGTATCTAGAGAGAAACTTACTGCTGTATATAACATGGCAAACCTTGGCAGCAGTTTTGTTTGA
- the LOC135666041 gene encoding uncharacterized protein LOC135666041 isoform X3: MHYGINLLPLSRRITQQILDSTDSLYVCCRKMHSAADSDRVRKRFGAPILSSSSPAASPRFALARLPKITHLFNRDRSSGASLSLSLSLSLGFSSLSISLTLPMFPIQVNDATIMPFSASAGDSLDEAVGYLEARSPPHNHPLHRSQIPLCLLEVSFQQSVEDRRELDQITRWCLSCGADTFNTPPEVADLSGCVPVASKLIAEIKPRFLGLIMMNADRLLLESMQIEMMNAGVDFYWTAMALLMLCLAVQVSVTPCGMLNSGQQLWALRAERQYRQFNQRGLLFLLDCKLQRGGANSDQDQLLNHSLLKEGFNQRQDQTIFGMAKLQQRSG, from the exons ATGCACTATGGTATAAATCTCCTGCCTCTGAGTCGAAGAATAACGCAACAGATTCTGGATTCAACAGATTCTCTTTATGTTTGTTGCCGAAAGATGCATTCTGCTGCTGATTCAG ATCGCGTTCGCAAACGCTTCGGGGCTCCGATATTGTCGTCCTCATCTCCGGCCGCTTCGCCCCGCTTTGCCCTCGCACGCCTTCCAAAGATCACTCACCTCTTCAATCGCGATCGATCGTCcggagcctctctctctctctcgctttcaCTAAGTCTTGGGTTTTCCTCTCTCTCGATTTCACTAACCCTTCCTATGTTCCCGATCCAGGTGAACGACGCCACCATCATGCCCTTCTCTGCATCGGCCGGAGATAGTCTCGACGAAGCCGTGGGCTACCTTGAGGCCCGCTCGCCGCCTCATAACCACCCACTTCACCGAAGCCAGATTCCTCTCTGCCTCCTCGAAGTTTCCTTCCAACAGTCCGTCGAAGATCGACGG GAATTGGATCAAATAACCAGGTGGTGTCTCTCTTGTGGAGCTGACACTTTCAATACTCCTCCAGAGGTGGCAGATCTGTCAGGCTGTGTCCCTGTTGCATCAAAGTTGATTGCAGAGATCAAGCCTCG GTTTCTTGGATTAATAATGATGAATGCTGATAGACTCTTATTAGAGTCAATGCAGATAGAAATGATGAATGCTGGAGTGGATTTCTACTGGACTGCGATGGCTCTTTTGATGCTTTGTCTGGCTGTGCAGGTATCAGTTACACCTTGTGGGATGCTAAACAGTGGCCAGCAGCTGTGGGCTCTGCGTGCAGAAAGGCAATATCGCCAATTCAATCAAAGGGGGCTGCTATTCTTACTGGACTGCAAGCTGCAAAGGGGAGGGGCAAATTCAGATCAGGATCA GCTTTTGAACCATTCGCTGCTTAAGGAAGGATTCAACCAGCGACAGGATCAAACAATCTTTGGAATGGCCAAACTGCAGCAGAG GAGTGGTTGA